In [Phormidium] sp. ETS-05, the genomic window GAATTCTGCCCCTGCATCACCGGCGGCGACTTTGCAGCCATAGATATATAGATGGGCAATACCCCATTTTTCCAGTTGGGGCGGTATTTTTCCAGGTTATTCAGTTCTAGGGTGGTGTTGCCTAGGTGAATGCGCCCGGGGGACCCGTGGGAGATGAGGTGGAGGGTGGGGGAGAGGGGGGGACGGGGGGACTTCTGGACGGGGGGACGGGGGGATGGGGAGGGGTGGGAGGATGGGGAAGAGGGGGAAGAGGGGTAAGCAATTTTCCTCCCCACACTCCCCACACTCCCCACACTTCCCTGCTCCCTTGCTCCCCCCTGCTGGCAAGCTGGTGAGGTATGCGGTGATTTGCTCGATACCGTCCCGATCGGGGTTGAGGATGAGGAGTTCGACGCCGGGGAGAACGGCGGCGGCTAGTATTTGATAATCGTCGATTTGGGGGTCGATGACGACGATTTGCCGTGGTGGCTGGATGGTTTGGTTTTGGCTGGCGGGGGGTTGATGGGTAGATGCACTGACCATAGATTTGATTTGGGTTGGTAGATGTTGGTGAGAAAGAGGTTTAATCGTGGTTTTTCTGGGCTGGAGATGGGGCAACCACGGGGGTTGCCCCTACATTAATTTTAGTGGGCTAGGGAGGGCTGAAGCCCTACTACGAACCTTGAACATAGGCTAAAGCTCTGCTAATTACCAAGGACTGCCAATCATGGTGAAAGCAGCCCAATAATATGGATGTTGCAGGTTGGGGTGGTGTTGGTTGGCGAGTTCTGGGGGAGGGGATGGTTTGATTAGAGTTTTCTAGATTAAGTTGCCGTTTTCTATGCGAGCTTGGTTTTTAATCATGGCAATTTGGGCTTGGCGAAGGGCTTCGGCTTTGATGGGGGCTTGTTTGAGGATGTGGTAAAATTCGGTCATTAGGGTGAGGGTGCCTTCGTCGCTGACGTACCAAAGGCTGGCTAGGGCGGTTTTGACTCCCGCTTGCACGGCTAATCCGGCAAATCCTAATTCGGATTGTTCGTCCCCCACAGCGGTCCGACAAGCACTCAACACCAACAGGTCAACCGGTGGGTCATATAAGCGCAATTCCGACAGGCGATCGAGCGTTAGTTTCTGGTCTCCCAAATGAATATAAGAATTTTCCGGTTTCCCCGGCACAAATTCGGCGTGGGTAGCCAAATGCACAATTCTAAACTGGCTACCTACCCGCTGTTTCTTCAGATTATCCAGAGTAAAATTTTCATTCAGAAAAGATACACCCTCCCATTCTTTGGTGATGCTGGCAATTTCTACGGCTACCCCCGGTAAAGGGCGGTTATCAGGAAACTGGGATGCTCCCATCGCCAAAATTTCCGCATCTTTCAGCGGAGAATAGCTAGTATCGGTTAAATTGACGCTGGGAATCAGAGCCAAGCTGTATTTCTCCACCAAGAACTGCTGGCCATCGTGGAGAGCGGCGATGGGAAGAGACCGCAAACCCGCATCCATAGAAAACAGGATGGTATCCAAACCCAGGTTTTTGATGTCATTCTCAATGGGGGCGATGAGCCACCGATATAGTTGCTGAGAATCGGCCAAATATTTGTCAGTGTTTATCTGGCGTGGATTTGTAAGTTTTCCACTAAATTGTTTAATTTTTTCCAGCAAAACTTGCCGCGTCGCTTCGGGAACGCTCCGGTGAATAGGCAAGCCTTTCGGCGGCACCAGAATGATATCTAGCTGTTCGGGACGGGCAAAAGTGTAAATAACAGCAGTTTTAGTATTGGTGAGACTAGATGCTGCCCTGATTTTGTCTTGGATAGCCTCAAAATAATTAACCTCAAACATCACACTTTTATCAAAATAATAACCTAAATCCTCCGTAAACATGAGATCAATCAATGTGGTCGCTTCCGGCAAATTCCCGCTTTCAATTGCACCAATTACATCACTAGGGATAACTGTGCGAAACCTCAATTTATCTCCAGTTGCCTGCCCAACGCTAGCAGATATAGATATACTAGCACCGCCGCCACTACTTCCGCCGTTTCCCGTGGCAGCAACTCCAGGGGTGACACTATTGTTGATAGCAGCACTGGTTGCCGGAGTTTCATTGATGCTCTCTAGTAGTTGTTGCCACCTGATTTCTGGTGGGGGAGCCGCTGTTGTTGTTATTTGGGGATTGGCTGTGGTCTCCACTGGCGTTCCCGCTGCCGTCGCACTAATAGTAATATTCCCCTGGTTGTATGTATTCGGGGAACGGGGACGGTAAACTGCGGGTTAATGGTTTCGTTGCCGCTGGTAATAGCTCCCGCCGTCCCCAATGTGGTAGCATCACCCACAATAAAGGGGTGGTAGTGCGGCCATTATGGCGGATAGTAATGCTACCGCCGCTGCTACCAGAAGCACTGGAAATGCTGGCATCAATGCCATTGCTATTGGTAAAAGTGTCGTTGACTTGCAGCAAATTACTGGTAATATTCATATTACCACCGCGAGAATTCAGAAAACGGAGGATACTGATGTTGTCGCCAGCAGTGAGATTGATATCACCGCCGTTGGTTTCGATTCTATCGCAGTAATGTTGCCCGCTGCATTCCAAATCACTGACCACCCACCAGTGGTAATGATACCAGTAGAAATCCCATTCCCAGAAATTGGAGTTGTGATAAAAGAAGTATCGATAGCGTTGCTATCTGGAGTTAAATTAGGGGCACTGCTGAAACTGGTAACGCCAGAACGGAGAATTAAAGCCGCACTACTGCTTAAAACCTCTGCATCGGGGTCAGCCGCATTAGCCAGAGTCACATCAGGTCCGGTAATATTCATATTCCCAGCTCTGATGGCGCCTCCCGCTTCCACTTTCAGGGCAACTCCGGTATAATCCCCAAAGATAATATCTCCAGTCGCGATAATTATCGGGTCGTACCAACTGATAAACGTCCCCGGTTGACCGGTTAAGTTTTGAATTGAGAAATTCCCCCCGGCTGTAAAGTGAGAATCGCCAGAAATTTGGCCATTACTGGCTAAGGTGATATCACCTAAAGCCGTAAAAGGTGAAATCGTATCTAGTGCCAAAATATCGATATTTTTATCCCCTTGAATCCCAATATCACCGCCTGCTTGGGTGAGGAAGGGAACCACACCATCCCGAATACGCACCGTATCACCAGCTAATAGGTGTAAATCTTGGTTGAGGGATAGTTGACTTCCTCCTAAAGTGAGATTACCGGTGGCGGACAAAGTGGCATTTCTGGCATTAAGTGAGGAGTTGACTAACACTGCATCCCCTGGACGAACTGACCAACCAGAACCAGTCAAAATCACTTCGCCAGTGGGAGTGACGGTGACGGTATTGGCGTGGGGGATGTTGGTGTTGGCGAGGAGTTGGGGAAGGGTGAGGGGAGTAATAGGAAGGTGAGATGCAGGGATATCTAAACTGAGGAGATGTCCCGGTTGGGAAATGCGGATGATCAATCCCCCCTCACCCCCCTTGACAAGGGGGGAATCAGAGGAAACAGCGGTAATAGTGATGTTACCTCCGGTGGCGGTGAGGGAACCGCTATTAATAATTGTGCCGCCAATTAGGTTTAAGTTGTGGCCTGACGGGACGGATAACGCGGTGGTGTTGATGATGCTACCGGGGTCAGGAATGCTAAAATTAAATGTGCTGGGTTTGCCGATTATAGCGGTATAATCATTGATGCCGTTGGCGTGAAACCACCC contains:
- a CDS encoding DUF4347 domain-containing protein; the encoded protein is MVSASTHQPPASQNQTIQPPRQIVVIDPQIDDYQILAAAVLPGVELLILNPDRDGIEQITAYLTSLPAGGSKGAGKCGECGECGEENCLPLFPLFPILPPLPIPPSPRPEVPPSPPLPHPPPHLPRVPRAHSPRQHHPRTE
- a CDS encoding CHAT domain-containing protein — translated: METTANPQITTTAAPPPEIRWQQLLESINETPATSAAINNSVTPGVAATGNGGSSGGGASISISASVGQATGDKLRFRTVIPSDVIGAIESGNLPEATTLIDLMFTEDLGYYFDKSVMFEVNYFEAIQDKIRAASSLTNTKTAVIYTFARPEQLDIILVPPKGLPIHRSVPEATRQVLLEKIKQFSGKLTNPRQINTDKYLADSQQLYRWLIAPIENDIKNLGLDTILFSMDAGLRSLPIAALHDGQQFLVEKYSLALIPSVNLTDTSYSPLKDAEILAMGASQFPDNRPLPGVAVEIASITKEWEGVSFLNENFTLDNLKKQRVGSQFRIVHLATHAEFVPGKPENSYIHLGDQKLTLDRLSELRLYDPPVDLLVLSACRTAVGDEQSELGFAGLAVQAGVKTALASLWYVSDEGTLTLMTEFYHILKQAPIKAEALRQAQIAMIKNQARIENGNLI
- a CDS encoding filamentous hemagglutinin N-terminal domain-containing protein — translated: MPPIFSQTTIYNHILLTTITLVSTSFPSATAQPIIPAHDGTNTQVTTHQNRFDITGGQTSPDGANLFHSFQKFGLDPNQIANFISHPDIQNILGRVTGGDPSIINGLITVTGGNSNLFLINPAGIIFGANAALNVPADFTATTATSIGFDNGWFHANGINDYTAIIGKPSTFNFSIPDPGSIINTTALSVPSGHNLNLIGGTIINSGSLTATGGNITITAVSSDSPLVKGGEGGLIIRISQPGHLLSLDIPASHLPITPLTLPQLLANTNIPHANTVTVTPTGEVILTGSGWSVRPGDAVLVNSSLNARNATLSATGNLTLGGSQLSLNQDLHLLAGDTVRIRDGVVPFLTQAGGDIGIQGDKNIDILALDTISPFTALGDITLASNGQISGDSHFTAGGNFSIQNLTGQPGTFISWYDPIIIATGDIIFGDYTGVALKVEAGGAIRAGNMNITGPDVTLANAADPDAEVLSSSAALILRSGVTSFSSAPNLTPDSNAIDTSFITTPISGNGISTGIITTGGWSVIWNAAGNITAIESKPTAVISISLLATTSVSSVF